Within the Pseudomonas mendocina genome, the region GAGCTGAGCGCCAAGGCCGCACGTCATCTGGACCTGGCGCTCAATCCGGGCCTGCGCTGACCCATATCAATGCCGCGCGCCGTCACCAGGTCTGTAATACCCATACAGCCCCCTGGCGAGGCCACTGCCATGAAACTACAACGACTGTTGGTCGTCATCGACGCCGAACACCAGCAACAACCCGCCCTGCAACGCGCCGTCGACATTGCGCGTCAGGTCGGCGCCGAGCTGCACCTGCTGAAGATCGAATACCACCCGAGCCTGGAGAGCGGCCTGCTGGACAGCCAGTTGCTCAACCGCGCCCGTGAAGCCATCCTGCGGCAGAGCCATGAGGCGCTACGCGCCAGCGTCGCCCACCTGAGCGATGAAGGGTTCAGAATCGAAGTGGACGTACGCTGGGGCAAACGCAGCCACGAGGAGATACTCGCCCGCGTTGCCGTGCTGCAGCCGGACATCCTGTTCAAGTCGACCCACCCCAGCAGTGCACTACGACGCCTCTTGTTCAGCGATACCAGCTGGCAACTGATCCGCCGCTGCCCGGCGCCACTGTGGCTGGTGCACGATGCCAAGCCCCGAGGCCAGAGCCTGTGCGTCGCACTCGACCCGCTGCACAGCGCGGACAAGCCTGCTGCCCTCGATCATCAGCTGATTCGCACCAGCCAGGCGCTGCAGGCCGCGCTCGGCCTTCATGCCGAATACCTGCATGCACAGGCACCACTGCCACGTTCGCTACTATTCGACGCCGAGGTAGCGCAAGCCTATGACGACTACGTGAACCAGTGCAGCCGCGAGCACCGCGAGGCCTTCGACAAGCTGATTGGCCAATACGCCATCGATCGGGCGCAGGCCCACCTGCTGGACGGATTTGCCGAAGAAGTCATTCCAAAATTCGTGCATGAGCACAATATCGGCCTGCTGGTAATGGGTGCCATCGCCCGCGGCCATCTGGACAGCCTGTTGATCGGCCACACCGCGGAGCGGGTACTGGAACGCGTCGAGTGCGATCTGCTGGTGATCAAACCGGACGGCAAAGGGTAGTGCACAGGAACAATGACTACAGCTGAATGGCGTAGTAGCCTCCCTGGCATAGTTCACTAGGGAGTTCGTGCATGACCTTTCGCCGCACCAAAATCGTCGCCACCCTGGGCCCGGCCAGCAGCTCGCCGGAAGTGCTGGAGCAACTGATCCTCGCCGGTCTCGACGTGGCCCGTCTGAACTTCTCCCACGGCACACCGGACGACCACAAGGCCCGCGCTGCCCTGGTCCGCGAACTGGCTGCCAAGCACGGCCGTCATGTCGCCCTGCTCGGCGACCTGCAAGGCCCGAAAATCCGTATCGCCAAATTCGAGAACAAGCGTATCGAGCTCAAGGACGGCGACCTGTTCCGCCTCTCCTCCAGCCACTCGCGCACCGCCGGCACCCAGGAAGTGGTCGGTATCGACTATCCGGCGCTGATCCAGGACTGCGATGTCGGTGACGAACTGCTGCTCGATGATGGCCGCGTGGTCATGCGCGTCGAGCTCAAGGGCGCCGACGAGCTGCATTGCCGCGTGGTGATCGGCGGCCCGCTGTCGGACAACAAGGGTATCAACCGCCGCGGCGGCGGCCTGACCGCACCGGCGCTGACCGACAAGGACAAGGCCGACATCAAGGTCGCTGCCGAAATGGATCTGGATTACCTGGCCGTGTCCTTCCCGCGCGATGCCGCCGACATGGACTACGCCCGTCGCCTGCTCACCGAAGCCGGCGGCACCGCCTGGCTGGTGGCCAAGATCGAACGCGCCGAAGCCGTGGCCGATGACGAAGCCCTCGACGGCCTGATTCGCGCCAGTGACGCAGTAATGGTGGCCCGTGGCGACCTGGCCGTGGAAATCGGCGACGCCGAGCTGGTCGGCATCCAGAAGAAGATCATCGCCCACGCACGTCGCCTGAACAAAGCGGTGATCACCGCTACGCAGATGATGGAGTCGATGATCCACAGTCCGATGCCGACCCGTGCCGAAGTTTCCGACGTGGCCAACGCCGCGCTGGACTACACCGACGCGGTGATGCTGTCGGCCGAAAGCGCCGCCGGTGAATACCCGGTCGAAGCCGTGCAGGCCATGGCCCGCGTGTGCCTGGGCGCCGAGAAGCACCCGACCAGCAAGCAGTCCAGCCACCGTCTGGGCCGCACCTTCGAGCGTTGCGACGAAAGCATCGCCCTGGCGACCATGTACACCGCCAACCACTTCCCGGGCGTCAAGGCCATCATCAGCCTGACCGAAAGTGGCTACAGCCCGCTGATCATGTCGCGCATCCGCTCGTCGATCCCGATCTTCGCCTTCACCCCGCATCGCGAAGCCCAGGCCCGCGTGGCGCTGTTCCGCGGCGTCTACACCGTGCCGTTCGACCCGGCCTCGCTGCCGGCGAACAAGGTCAGCCAGGCGGCTGTGGACGAGCTGCTCAAGCGCGGCGTCGTGGAACCCGGCGACTGGGTCATCCTGACCAAGGGCGACAGCTACCACGGCACGGGTGGCACCAACACCATGAAGATCCTCCACGTCGGCGATCAGATGGTGTAATCCAGATGTGAATGCAAGAGGCCGCTCTTCGAGCGGCCTCTTCGTTTCTGTCTGTCAGGTGCGGACGAAATAGGCAATGGCGATCAGCGTCAAGCCGATCAGTACCAACCACAATGTGCCATCGATCAGATAGGGAAAACCCATCAGCCCCAGGCCACAGAGAAAAGGCACGGGCTTGCTCTGGCGCCGCCCATAGATGACGAATCCCAGGCCAATGCTGCCGAACAGCAGGCCCCAGAGCAGTGCGGCACTGTCCATCAGGCGAACCTCGTGAAATCCGCCGGGCGCCGTTGCATGAAGGCGGTCAGCGCCTCGATGGCCTCAGGCGAACGCAGTCGCTGACCGAACAACGCGCCCTCCTCCTCAATCACCCTGCGCAACTCCTCACGCCCCGGCGCGCGCATCAGGCGCTTGCTGTCGACAACCGCCGACGGCGCCAACTGGAGGAAACGCTGCGCCATCTCACGCGCTTTGCTCAGCGTCGCAGCGCCGTCGTCGAGTGCCTGGTTGGCGAAGCCCCAGGCCGCCGCCTGCTCCCCCGTAAACGCCTGACCGAGCAACAGCAACTCGGCAGCACGCGCGTGGCCCAGCAGGCGCGGCAAGATCAGACTGGAGCCGTATTCCGGGCACAGTCCCAGGTTGACGAAAGGCATCTTCAGCTGTGCGCCACGGGCGACGTAGACCAGATCGCAATGCAGCAACAAGGTGGTACCGATGCCCACCGCCGGGCCGGCCACCGCGGCGACCACCGGCTTGCTGAAGTCGAACAGCGCGCGCATGAAATGGAACACTTCACTGTTGAGCCCGCTCGGTGGCGCCTGGATGAAATCGGCGACATCGTTGCCGCTGGTGAAGCAGTCCTCGCCACCAGTCAGCAGTACCACACGCACGCTTGGGTCGCGCTCCGCCTGGTCCAGTGTTTCGGCCATGCCGGCG harbors:
- a CDS encoding universal stress protein, with protein sequence MKLQRLLVVIDAEHQQQPALQRAVDIARQVGAELHLLKIEYHPSLESGLLDSQLLNRAREAILRQSHEALRASVAHLSDEGFRIEVDVRWGKRSHEEILARVAVLQPDILFKSTHPSSALRRLLFSDTSWQLIRRCPAPLWLVHDAKPRGQSLCVALDPLHSADKPAALDHQLIRTSQALQAALGLHAEYLHAQAPLPRSLLFDAEVAQAYDDYVNQCSREHREAFDKLIGQYAIDRAQAHLLDGFAEEVIPKFVHEHNIGLLVMGAIARGHLDSLLIGHTAERVLERVECDLLVIKPDGKG
- the pyk gene encoding pyruvate kinase, whose protein sequence is MTFRRTKIVATLGPASSSPEVLEQLILAGLDVARLNFSHGTPDDHKARAALVRELAAKHGRHVALLGDLQGPKIRIAKFENKRIELKDGDLFRLSSSHSRTAGTQEVVGIDYPALIQDCDVGDELLLDDGRVVMRVELKGADELHCRVVIGGPLSDNKGINRRGGGLTAPALTDKDKADIKVAAEMDLDYLAVSFPRDAADMDYARRLLTEAGGTAWLVAKIERAEAVADDEALDGLIRASDAVMVARGDLAVEIGDAELVGIQKKIIAHARRLNKAVITATQMMESMIHSPMPTRAEVSDVANAALDYTDAVMLSAESAAGEYPVEAVQAMARVCLGAEKHPTSKQSSHRLGRTFERCDESIALATMYTANHFPGVKAIISLTESGYSPLIMSRIRSSIPIFAFTPHREAQARVALFRGVYTVPFDPASLPANKVSQAAVDELLKRGVVEPGDWVILTKGDSYHGTGGTNTMKILHVGDQMV
- a CDS encoding enoyl-CoA hydratase, whose amino-acid sequence is MSEHLLIERDGGLLTLRMHRPDKKNALTRAMYAGMAETLDQAERDPSVRVVLLTGGEDCFTSGNDVADFIQAPPSGLNSEVFHFMRALFDFSKPVVAAVAGPAVGIGTTLLLHCDLVYVARGAQLKMPFVNLGLCPEYGSSLILPRLLGHARAAELLLLGQAFTGEQAAAWGFANQALDDGAATLSKAREMAQRFLQLAPSAVVDSKRLMRAPGREELRRVIEEEGALFGQRLRSPEAIEALTAFMQRRPADFTRFA